attgctaatcggaatgtgtttgcatttatagttactagacttatccaagtgggagactgttggattagtgtctaatgctgtaactatatttggtaagtacttgacccggttgtacatggtccttttgggttgccttcaccataacaacttgatagggtgatttacagagaagagatattattattaatgtattataagaataatatgttaaaagaataataatattatttgattaatataagtcataaattaattaggaattaatttggtgacttaaagagattaattgaataaaggggtataaactgtcaaatgtgtgaaagttgtattttgagacaagaacccttatggatatgggttggacgattttaggatGTAGaccacctagaaatcgtccaagggcctatctagaagaggatttggattgctttgaggctaagttatccaattagggttttaaggtgaaaccctaggagctcacagtataaatagacccatagggttgaggaaatcggccaacCTTGCttttggagtaaccctagagccgatttccctcttcccaTTCTCTTTCatatcatcttcttgctagttggtgtttgtaagccattagaggagtgacatttgtgactctaagctccaagaagaagaaggttttcaagcaagtaactcaaggtatcattctagatctgttttcataagttttaattgttagtttacattagatctagctatGAAAGTattggatatgttgcatgttcaattagtgaaacctagatccaagctttagggttgtttgtgcacataggtaaagttcttatgtccaaaacccatcagtatatgcatctactatctttcacacctactcatactcgtcccaagtattgtctcgcagtccccaagtcctaaaatcacaaaacaatttaacacatacgagtgtgtccaaataatcataaaaatttccatagactctactaggacttcttccatgcgtatcttcaatcaccaattctgcttcaactcggttggtgatggaaattccagatgataggaaaacattaggaattacaccaatcgttctatcatcccgccaatcaaatgtgtacattcaggTGTACCGTACTTCTCTAGATGTACTGCTATTTTATCAAACGTATTCTAAtggcaagatacctctcttatgatatTTTCCGATatgtatcattcactatcgtaagccatctcatttcctctattttctcagtctatcatggttcgcatcacttcctgaacttatgccattgtgataggttcgggtgcagACGCAACGACCAatgcatgacccatcacattcttaggctcaggttgtcatcttcctcgGATATTTCCTAGTATGTCTTCACCATGGcattttgtacacccaagcagacgttcaaTGTACCGAGGAAAAaattttaagataggaaagagtttatttaggatagaagtatagatctccttgtcacaccgaaaagttatatgccagttctaataccttAATCAAACGTTtacaaatctgaacacataaattttccagatctggtcggcaacagaccatagatccgaacaaataatagcatataagacatctttatagctataacataaaacatttagcacataaaaaattttaggcatctttcctaaaataaactagtcttgtgtctaaaatatagcagacactcatctcataatcatcgcttagtattctaagtttaagtctagaaatttcctacaaattcctagctctcttaaactaatgctctgataccaactgtgacatctccatttttacggccagaaaaaaccgattttgtttatgctttataaaaatcagagtacctcttttaataaaaatgttgcggaatttgttccctgtaaaacatgataaatacgttatcaaagcatttccgaagaaaagtttttttattcattttaaaacatttgggatgtcatcgtcaatacagaaacataagcataaatagaacttacattcattatcactagtgatttatatctccttaatctctcagtgtaatgtgacttcataacaacacctgtgatataaataaactgagtgggtcgggttgggaaacctggtgagtacatagggttttcaacccacaataatataattattatgtttaaacaattaagcaaTCAACACAATtttccatccccattatcttctttattcttaaggatctaccccaagaatcagctatttctcgttcacttATTcccaaggatcatcctaaggaatcggcacaaagtccatcgttgccacgatTTACACAATGGGCACTAAGTCTgtatagtcgccagggtttaggcattaagtctgcatgatcaccaaggtttaggtatcaagtctgcatgatcaccagggtttaggcatcaagtccgcatgatcaccagggtttaggcatcaagtctgcatgatcaccaaggtttaggcatcaagtctacatgatcaccaaggtttagagtacaccgggtgaacacatcgttcacaacacctataggttgcgagcctgcgagtgttccactggactgtctagaatagtctgtggttgtcatccatgctctgctgaatgacggggccatcgtttgggaaaaggtttctcacatcgtccacctctcaccctcacctcgtggtctataacatctctcaactcatcatcaaactcatattccatctattacatctacccatgttttaccccaacattatcgtagatataaaaatatgtatacaatttaaatcatttaaaacatatataaaatcgttcatctagcatagacagcaagtactcagataatatgcacacataacacgtaatttatataaaatacttcatatctatgtgtaagattaaaggtaccatgcactcacctgaaaggtgattACATGCACTTGAacaacgcttcgttatctcaaaataattttcccttgacaaaacctagtatcaataccactagggtttagtctaaagttaaccgcgactaattaatagtctagctattattattattatataagcgttaaacaaatctctatataactcataataatagcccaaataattattttaagggacctaataacattactataattatttaaaagctatatttaaaatagtgtaggcgtagctcacttatagcgggttttaaagaaaaccgggctccgctggagcagcgttcccgagccgaaaggctcttcttcttgGAGATGTCGGGCGCTCCGAGGcgtccgcctcgtgctagggaggttccctaggcttttcggagGGTTTCGGCGGCTAGAGAGAGGTTCCAGAGAGAGGGAAAGAAGTAggaaggtgtgagaatgaatggaggCCTCACCACTTATTTATAGGGTCTGGAGGAAGGTTCATGTCATGAATTTttgatattcacgtcgtgagacaGGCTGGCTATAGCCAGGcgcagcctggtgctgacacgtggcatcgcacatagGATGGAAATCAgccaattttcaaaaattcataactttcgcatacgaactccattttcgacgttctttatatccacgcgtcgataaaaacaagatctacaactttcatttagactctattggctaattctcgaccgatcttaaatttaacagtaggaggagattagactgctaaatgaccgcgaagaattcgtaactccttcatacggactccgttttcatctatctttttaccgttgagttcctattaatgatatcttcaactctgattaaggttgcgtaagccaaaaaccgctcgaactaaaattcgagtttcgggtcgtgcactggtatgccaaatcttagaaaaatcataacttcctcatacgaagtcagatttgggtgttctttttttgtatgttctcggtttaatgtatactacaactttttttagatcactaaggctaaaaagttctctatcttaaattcactttttacgtctcccagtgtcgtgccagttttgccgaaaaacttcgacgagccataacttcatcgttataacttggatttcggcgttctttatttgtacagaacccttgagacatattctaaaacttggttaagattatttattctaaataatcatttgtagaaaagtcgttttcgacccctattatctctaaattaactagctcggatctacgggcgttacaggcaCCTTACTGAACtgagcagtgttgtaaaacttagtcaactcggtgattaatatgtataatatacttaaagatttattatttaacacatacacatatgattattactacatatatatcttaaattttcaataattattcatgaagttaaaccattatgtgtttttcagtttttgtgtattcacatttatctaattttgttatatatttaaatcaacttatgattttcacttatgattttgacatatataatttccctaaaaatatttcttcatgaattaccaaatccgagtactcccgagtactcgctactcggtaatCGGCCGAACAGGTATCGAATaatgagttctacaaccttggatTTAAGCTTGCTAGGGTATAGTGATATTAGTCATAATGTAGATGTTGATGATGATAGAAATAAAACATGACATATTTTCTACCTTGGTGAATCACCTATCACTTGGTGCTCCTAGAAGCAAGATACAATAACATAATCCACGTATGCAGCTGAGTTCATGGCAGCTACTGCAGTTACATGTTAGGCAGTTTGGTTAAGGGAGATATTAGCTGAGCTGACAAGAATGAACAAACACAAGGTGCCGATTCGCATAGACAACAAATCAGCAATTGTACTGTCAAAGAAACTTGTCTTTCATGGAAGAAGCAAACACATCCACACTCGATTCCACTTTATTCGAGAGTGTGTTGAAAATAAGAGAGTGACAATTAAACATGTTTTAGGAGACAAGCAACATGTGGATCCACTTGCGAAGGCCTTAGCTTGGATAAGGTTCACAGAGATGAGATCGTTACttggtgtaacgcccgcagatccggactagtcaatttagagtcaatgagcatcaaaatgatttattttatgaaagattatttagaataaataatcttaaccaacttgtagaatacgtctcaagggttccgtacatataaagaacgccgaaatccgagttataacaaagaagttatggtctgtcgaattttacggcaaaaccggcacggcaccaagagacgtaaatagtgaatttacgatagagtactttttagccttagtgatctaccCAAAATTTATAGTATACGTTAAattgagaacatacaaaaaaaaaacgcccaaatctcacttcgtatgaggaagttatgaattttctaagatttggcctaGTAGTGCACAGCTCGAAACTCGAATTATAGATCGAACGGGTTTTGGACTATGCGagctaaatgagaattgaagatctcattaataggaactcaacggtaaaaaaacagacgaaaacagagtccgtatgtagaagttatgaattttacgcgtgcatttaacagtataatctcctcgtactgttaaatttaagatctgtcgagaattagccgacgtagtcaaaataaaagttgtaaatcttatttttacctacgagTAGATCTAAAGAACATCAAaagcggagctcgtatgtgaaagttacggatttcagaagtcggaagtgtgatgtgcgaaaatgggtgatgtggtacaatcttggccattgctttctccccaagtattgcgactagatggtgacatgtggcaccaagtttagccatatttcaccctataaatagaacctctcccaccctcattttcttcacacctttcccattctttcttctctttactctctctctagaacctctctctagccccgaaaccccccgaaaagcctaaggaacctccctagcataAGGCGGAAGCCCCATagtgctcgacggctccaagaagaagagcttttcagctcgggaacgttgctccaagcaaagcccgattttctataaaactcgttgtaagtgagttacgcctacgctatttttaatataacttttatttaattatagtaacgttattaggaacttataataagtatttgggctattattatgggttatataagtattgtttaacgcttatataatagtaataatagctagactattaattagtctcggcgaataatagactaaactctagtggtaataatactaggtttcgtcgaaggaaattatttttaagaaacaaAGCACTGtgtgagttcggaatcaccaccttttcaagtgagtgcattgtccctttcatcttacacatagatatgaagtattttatataaactacgtgttatgtgtgcatattatctgtatacttgctatctatgctagatgaacgattttatataagttttatatgatttaaactgtatatgtatttatatctatgtAACACGTtgggtaaaatatgggtagatgaaatatgagttgcatgatgagttgagaggtgatatagaccatgaggtaagggtgagaggtggacgatgtgagaagccttgttcccaaatgttggccccgtcatctagcagagtatggatgacaaccacagactattcaagatagtccagtggaacactagcaggcttgcaacctataggtgttatgaacgatgtgttcaccagtgtactctaaaacccattgacatgtattgcgagtggactctcgaaaacgatactatcAATAAACTAGATAACCCTTATTGTTGCGCCTCACATAGAATGTCACAATACTGGCAGTTGCGCCTCacatagaatgtcacaattctggcagctgcgcctaagtgatagaactagcagctatgcttgacagctgtgtcattaacaacgatggacttcgtacttattccttaggataatccttaggaatgaatgaatgagaaatagctgattcttagggtagatccttaagagtaaagaagataatggggattggTAATTggctaactgtttgatgattaaacataataattgtattattgtgggttgaaaaccctatgtaatcaccaggtttcccaacttgacctaatccgtttatttatatcacaagttttgatatgaagtcacattacactaagagattacggagatataaatcactagtgacaatgaatgtaagttttgtttatgcttatgtttctgtattgacgatgacatcccaaatgttttaaaatggataaaaatacttttctttggaaatgccatgataacgtatttatcatgtttcactAGTAACAAATTCCACACATTTTGATTAaaaagaggtactttgatttttataaagcataaacaaaatcagtcttttctagccgtgaaaatggggatgccacagttggtatcagtgcattagtttaagcgaactaggaatatggatttatttctagacttatacttagaatgctaagcaattaTTGTGAGGAGTGTatcttaggtaatacacctgaatagacacatgCACTAGCTTTTTTAGGGAAAAtgtctaacatgcttttatgtgctaaatgatttatgatactTTATAATGCTAAAtgtatgatcggatctatggtttttagcatgatcggatctatggtctattgccgaccggatctggaaactttatgtgttcagatttctaaacgtttaattacggtattagagctggtatgtaacttttcggagtaatagggagatttacacgtcgatcgtaaataaaatttttcctatcttaattctcgttaCTACACACCGAACGTTCgacttggtgtatagatcgacatggtgaGCACTCGAAGCAGAATTGAAATTGGAAACCCGCAGCCCAAACCACAATTGATTGAGCATGCACCAGAAGTAGCAACTGCACCTGGGCCAATCACGATGGAAGGGGTAAAGGCAATGGTGTGGATAATGCTGGAtcaacagatggaagaaacaaggcgtttactacAACAAAGTAAGGACAAGCTTATTGTGCCAGAACGCCAGGCACCTACTCTTGAGGCAACCATCTGGGTTGCTAAGTCTGTCGAAGAAATGATCAACGATAGGatcgccaacaaggttgaagttggcaagaagaggaaatttgaggggtcttaAAGGTCTAACAAGAACAACATGTTCTCAAAATATGGAATAAGAGGTGAAACAAAATGGTGTAACAAGTATGGAAGGAAACACAATGGGATATGCCCTAAGGAAGTGATCTGcttcaaatgcgggaagactAGTCACTATGCCCACAAATGCTCAACCAAGGAGGTAGTTTGTCTTAAGTGTAGTGGAGatggacacttcaagcaagattggcTGATGAGAGCTACAACGCCAAATGTACCACTGAAGCACTATGAGAGATGCGACgaagaggtgacttgctacaaatatggaaagacagggcattatgCCGGCAAGTTCACATCCAAAAAGAGGGTGTGCTACGAatgtaacaaagaagggaatTTActtagggactgcccgaagaaaaatgaagcagcaaCAGCAAATGCACCTCCATGACCAAAAAAAGCATCCTTGACGAAGAAGATGAAAATGAAATGAATCAAAAGTGAGAATTGATATCCAAAGATCGAGTCATgaagtagccatagtatcgtaggggtagcctattagaggcatagtctagggtgaacttgaacacctatgtaatcgtttcaagaaataatataaaaccttcattttgttatctgatgtgttgaatgattgtttgattttcttgcatggtgacttgggtaaactgcgagacaatacttgggacgagtatgagtaggtgtgaaaggtagtagaggcctatactaccggaagcacaggactcacacttggatcagggaaagtcacaaggttactaagaagctagtaattgattccattttattcaagtatgtcgttaccatcatttcaaTAATGACTAAGAATATGAttgttatttcgaccctagtggtcataccaaattgagtctgactacgacgagtatgttacgtggttccgagaaccaagttcgatgtagcacctgacttaagccagaagaattaatcaaagcgatcaatagaggtATTGTgaaagttgcttgtagctagaaatgctaccttttaagatgtgattagaacacgAAGAAacgtatagtctgttctggaagactctaagagacctgagtctaagcttaggaacatacgatgataagtcattagaatatTACACATtggtccattgtagtaataaaataacttatcatAAGTTTGTTAAAAAGATGAAGCAGTCTCCAGTAacgatcgagattgtgacttgaaggtcataatttggagtctaacgtgagatagggaacaagtgcaagatcgagcaccacctgcagtcaggaagtcttagagttagatactcgttcgaagaaacatcaaagttacgattaatacttaggatgaagagataacgtatggaatcattatacaagcgatgtttcgttgatgatactgggacgtaatcatcctaagggggatatAAATTGTAACGcacgcagatccgggctagtcaatttagagtcaATGAGCATCCAAAATGAGTTTtttatgaaagattatttagaataaataatcttaaccaagttgtacaATACGTCataagggtttcgtacatataaagaacgccgaaatccgagttataacaaagaagttatggcccgtcgaagttttacggcaaaactagCACGGCACCGggcgacataaatagtgaatttacgatagaggaatttttagccttagtgatctaaaccaaaatttgtagtatacgttaaagtGAGAACATACctaaaaaaaaagaacgcccaaatctcacttcgtatgaggaagttatgaattttctaagatttgacctAGCAGTGCACAGCTCGAAACTCGAATTATAGCTCGAGCGGGTTTTGGCCTATGCGAGCTAaaagagaattgaagatctcattaataggaaatcaacggtaaaaagacaaacgaaaacagagtccgtatgtagaagttataaattttacgcgggcatttaacagtataatctccttgtactgttaaatttaagatcggttgagaattagccgatgtagtcaaaatgaaagttgtagatcttatttttacctacgagtggatataaagaacgtcaaaaacggagctcgtatgtgaaagttacggatttcagaagtcggaagtgtgctgtgtgaaaatgggtgatgtggcacaatcttagCAATTGCTTTCTCCCaaagtcttgccaccagatgtTGACATGTGGCACAAAGTTtagccatatttcaccctataaatagaacctctcccaccctcactTTCTTcatacctttcccattctttcttctctttactctctctctctctagaacctctctctaggctcgaaacccccgaaaagcctagggaacctccctagcacgaggcggaagccccataGTGCTCaacggctccaagaagaagagcttttcggctcgggaacgctgctccaagcaaagcccgattttctataaaactagttgtaagtgagctacgcttacactatttttaatataacttttatttaattatagtaacgttattaggaacttataataagtacttcgactattattatgggttatataagtattgtttaacgcttatataacagtaataatagttagactattaattagtctcggcgaataatagactaaactctagtggtaataatactaggtttcgtcgaaggaaattatttttaagaaacgaAGCACTGTCTTAgtttggaatcaccaccttttcaagtgagtgcatgttccctttcatcttacacatagatatgaagtatattatatgaactacgtgttatgtgtgcatattatctgtatacttgctatctatgctaaatgaacgattttatacaagttttatatgatttaaactgcatatgtatttatatctacgtaacatgttgggtaaaacatgggtagatgaaatatgagttggatgatgagttgagaggtgatatagaccatgaggtaagggtgagaggtggaagATGTGAGAAACATTGTTCCCAAATACTGGCcccatcatctagcagagtatggatgacaaccacgaactattctagacagtctagtggaacactagcaggctagcaacctgtaggtgttgtgaacgatgtgttcaccggtgtactctaaaaacccattgacatgtattgcgagtggaatctcgaaaacgatactatcaataaacgagataaccctagtAGTTGTGCTCAAAGGACAATACTGGCAGTTGCGCCTCacatagaatgtcacaattctggcagttgcgcctaagtgatagaactagcagctgtgcttgacagctgtgtcattgacaacgatggaattcgtacctattccttagtataatccttaggaatgaatgaatgtgtaatagttgattcttagggtagatctttaacaataaagaagataatggggatgggtaattgggttaactgtttgatgattaaacataataattatattattatgggttgaaaaccctatgtactcaccaggtttcccaacctgacccactcagtttatttatatcacaggttttgatatgaagtcacattacactaagagattaaggagatataaatcactagtgataatgaatgtaagttctgtttctgcttatgtttctatattgacgatgacaacccaaatgttttaaaatgaataaaaaatacttttctttggaaatgccctaataacgtatttatcatgtttcactgggaacaaattcctcgcatttttattaaaaagaggtactttgatttttataaagcataaacaaaatcggtcttttct
The genomic region above belongs to Lactuca sativa cultivar Salinas chromosome 4, Lsat_Salinas_v11, whole genome shotgun sequence and contains:
- the LOC111888793 gene encoding uncharacterized protein LOC111888793; protein product: MFSKYGIRGETKWCNKYGRKHNGICPKEVICFKCGKTSHYAHKCSTKEVVCLKCSGDGHFKQDWLMRATTPNVPLKHYERCDEEVTCYKYGKTGHYAGKFTSKKRVCYECNKEGNLLRDCPKKNEAATANAPP